The proteins below come from a single Cylindrospermopsis raciborskii Cr2010 genomic window:
- the pglZ gene encoding BREX-1 system phosphatase PglZ type A, translated as MINRINQSLTKLFEKHRIVFWYDAKPELVREFLGGVEKIELTNNQFAVKYRILHQEPKSKFLLYQEGPQPPDLENWLLDVQLAHTEFRADQTSLWLAELELSREFTHLVQGHIAFFQSSERRELLKRLITSHDTITQIQLKMLAVCTGCGSDSRLEAILEQLLGELSSDCAQYEKGQIGDKYRLMVRCELEQYFWEQMKNCYGYSCAKPSMKDFALQLFSYCYFENFASTPKGTQNLSSDAVVFLKRWKDSIKCQHSFETLSSWCAKDLGIEHDLGEREIGELLDVDYFRLIDQRILSELVRGVEQRTLLGSDVAQWIWRRKQSHWYEEFQHYYECVGAAAKFIQELDRACFTIESLAEGVEKYAKSWFRIDQLYRKTIYHLGRVPDCSFMGGLVDLIENLYANNYLLKLNDHWQSWVDQTTSWSAPYIYLQNKFFHHWVLPFLNTDKKIFVIISDALRFEIGDELISLIRQEDRYEATLESAMAMLPSYTQLGMAALLPHSTLALANDGSVLVDSQSSMGTENRKKQIKRGHSKRATAITAEDLRELSSDDRRTLFRDHDLVYVYHNHIDAIGDKRESESRVFDAVEETLDQLIKLIKKLTSANASNILVTADHGFIYQKRAIEDSDFASDEPQGEQILFKNRRFVLGKGLKKTPSLRKFTSNQLGLQGELEVQIPKSINRLRLKGSGSRYVHGGASLQEVVIPIVKIHKKRTSDITMVEVEILRGASSIITATQLTVVIYQTQAVTEKVHPRFLQAGIYTQTEELISDSHDLTFDLESENPRDREISVTFTLTRKADEANGQEVYLRLNEKLPGTSQHKKYKHLSYTMRRSFTSDFDF; from the coding sequence ATGATTAACCGAATTAACCAGTCCCTCACCAAACTCTTTGAAAAACACCGCATTGTGTTCTGGTATGATGCCAAACCGGAACTTGTCCGGGAATTTTTGGGTGGTGTAGAGAAAATAGAACTTACCAACAACCAGTTCGCCGTTAAGTACCGTATCCTGCACCAGGAACCGAAAAGTAAGTTCCTACTCTATCAAGAAGGACCTCAACCCCCTGACCTAGAAAACTGGTTGCTGGATGTTCAACTGGCCCACACAGAGTTTCGTGCTGACCAGACTTCTCTATGGCTCGCCGAACTGGAACTAAGTAGGGAGTTTACCCATTTGGTGCAAGGTCACATTGCCTTTTTCCAATCCTCTGAGCGGAGGGAGTTGCTTAAACGATTGATTACATCCCACGATACTATCACTCAAATCCAATTAAAGATGTTAGCTGTCTGCACCGGCTGTGGGTCGGACTCACGATTGGAAGCGATTCTGGAACAACTTTTAGGGGAGCTTTCTAGTGACTGTGCCCAGTATGAGAAAGGTCAAATTGGGGATAAATATCGCCTGATGGTACGGTGCGAGCTAGAGCAGTATTTTTGGGAGCAGATGAAGAACTGCTATGGTTACAGCTGTGCCAAACCAAGTATGAAGGATTTTGCTCTCCAACTCTTCAGCTACTGCTATTTTGAAAACTTTGCCTCCACCCCCAAAGGAACTCAAAACCTCTCCTCCGACGCTGTGGTATTTCTCAAACGATGGAAGGATAGCATTAAATGTCAACATTCCTTCGAGACTTTATCCAGCTGGTGTGCTAAAGACCTTGGCATTGAACATGACCTAGGAGAAAGAGAGATTGGGGAACTGCTCGATGTGGACTACTTCCGCCTAATTGACCAAAGAATATTGAGCGAACTGGTGCGCGGTGTGGAGCAGAGAACTTTACTTGGTAGTGATGTTGCTCAGTGGATATGGCGGCGCAAGCAAAGCCATTGGTATGAAGAGTTTCAACACTACTACGAATGTGTTGGGGCCGCAGCTAAGTTTATACAGGAGTTAGATAGGGCATGCTTTACCATAGAATCCCTAGCTGAAGGGGTGGAAAAATACGCTAAATCATGGTTTCGCATCGACCAGCTTTACCGCAAAACTATCTACCATCTAGGCCGAGTCCCAGACTGTTCATTTATGGGAGGATTAGTTGATTTGATAGAAAACCTTTACGCTAACAATTACCTCTTAAAGCTGAATGATCACTGGCAATCATGGGTTGATCAGACTACGAGTTGGTCTGCACCATATATCTATCTCCAAAATAAATTTTTTCACCACTGGGTACTGCCCTTTCTCAACACAGATAAGAAAATATTTGTAATTATCTCCGATGCTTTGCGCTTTGAAATTGGTGATGAACTGATCAGCTTAATCCGCCAAGAAGATCGTTACGAAGCCACCCTAGAATCAGCCATGGCCATGCTCCCCAGCTATACTCAGCTTGGTATGGCTGCCTTACTCCCCCATAGCACTCTCGCCCTAGCTAATGATGGTTCGGTTTTAGTAGATTCTCAAAGTTCCATGGGAACCGAAAATCGTAAAAAACAAATCAAACGCGGACATTCCAAACGTGCCACTGCCATAACCGCAGAAGATCTAAGAGAACTAAGCTCAGACGATCGTCGCACACTCTTCCGTGACCATGATTTGGTCTATGTGTATCATAACCACATTGATGCCATAGGTGATAAACGAGAATCAGAGTCCCGAGTTTTTGATGCGGTTGAAGAAACCCTAGATCAACTCATCAAGCTGATTAAGAAACTAACCAGTGCAAATGCTAGTAATATATTGGTAACAGCAGACCACGGATTTATCTACCAGAAACGGGCGATCGAAGATAGTGATTTTGCCAGTGATGAACCCCAGGGGGAACAGATCCTGTTTAAAAACCGCCGCTTCGTCCTGGGTAAGGGACTAAAAAAGACCCCCAGCCTACGTAAATTTACTTCCAATCAGCTTGGTCTACAAGGGGAACTAGAAGTGCAGATCCCCAAATCAATCAACCGTCTCCGTCTTAAAGGTTCGGGAAGTCGTTACGTCCATGGTGGCGCCTCCCTGCAAGAAGTGGTGATTCCTATTGTGAAGATCCACAAGAAGCGAACCAGTGATATCACTATGGTGGAAGTGGAAATTCTCCGGGGAGCTAGTTCTATTATCACAGCCACCCAACTGACTGTAGTTATATACCAGACACAAGCAGTTACAGAAAAAGTACACCCCCGGTTTCTGCAAGCTGGAATCTATACTCAGACAGAGGAACTGATCTCCGACTCCCATGACCTCACCTTTGACCTAGAATCAGAAAATCCCAGAGATAGGGAAATTTCCGTCACCTTCACCCTAACACGCAAAGCGGATGAAGCCAATGGACAAGAGGTCTACTTGCGCCTTAACGAAAAACTACCCGGCACATCTCAACATAAGAAGTATAAACACCTTTCTTATACCATGCGCCGCTCGTTCACCAGTGACTTTGATTTTTAA
- a CDS encoding DUF1016 N-terminal domain-containing protein, which translates to MAEKSKKDIQSTLSPVEYSQLLLEVKERVRTAQYAALKAVNTQLVGLYWDMGKMIVERQKDSGWGKSVVERLSADLQEKFPGIRGFSVQNLWYMRQYYLEFSGDEKLQPLVGEIAWELEKAIIPRIKELKGQLPSSEAISNLLEGIYD; encoded by the coding sequence ATGGCTGAGAAATCTAAGAAAGATATCCAATCAACTCTATCTCCAGTCGAGTATTCCCAACTCCTACTAGAGGTCAAAGAACGAGTTCGCACAGCCCAGTATGCAGCTCTCAAAGCCGTAAATACCCAGCTGGTAGGATTATATTGGGACATGGGCAAAATGATCGTGGAGCGACAAAAAGATAGTGGATGGGGGAAATCCGTGGTAGAAAGGCTATCTGCTGATCTCCAGGAAAAATTCCCCGGTATCAGAGGGTTTTCCGTACAAAATCTCTGGTATATGCGCCAATATTACCTGGAGTTTAGTGGGGATGAAAAACTCCAACCACTGGTTGGAGAAATTGCATGGGAACTAGAAAAAGCCATTATCCCCCGAATAAAGGAACTAAAAGGTCAATTACCTTCCTCAGAAGCGATTTCTAACCTGCTGGAGGGCATTTATGATTAA
- the pglX gene encoding BREX-1 system adenine-specific DNA-methyltransferase PglX, translating into MSENIINAFSSERVEEWTISEGQNITANNDKFVRNTWEVSASLIGRNKKWLSYAKGGDYRKWYGNREHIVNWSESARTHYRQDPSCRIIAEYLWYRKGITWTLITSAKQSFRLLVEDETFDKGGSTVFIKDEHPLEYLIAFLNSKVARVLNKTLNPTLNLQIKNVRDLPIIVSQVHTVINTTLSLILVEMRDWDSYETSWDFTKLPLLDPSYRQPTLQTTYQKLRHQWQQTTLEMQRLEEENNRIFILAYGLQDELTPEVPLNEITLTCNPHYRYDHTKPQTELETLLLADTIKEYISYAVGCMFGRYSLDQPGLILANQGETLPDYLQQIPNPTFTPTKTNVIPILDGQWFTDDMSDRFRQFLRLTFGEQHYEENLKFIEKALGKDIRKYFLKDFYNDHVKRYKKRPIYWLFSSPKSNFNALIYLHRYRPDTVSIVLNDYLREFRAKLEARQNHLKRVEVSADASQSEKTKAVKEINKLATIIEELDDYEREILYPLAIEQIHIDLDDGVKANYPKFGLALKKIPGLETKEED; encoded by the coding sequence GTGAGTGAAAATATCATAAATGCGTTTAGTTCAGAGCGGGTGGAAGAATGGACGATTTCTGAAGGGCAAAACATAACAGCTAACAATGACAAGTTTGTTAGAAATACATGGGAGGTTTCTGCTTCATTAATAGGTAGAAACAAAAAGTGGCTTTCATATGCAAAAGGTGGTGATTACAGAAAATGGTATGGGAATAGGGAGCATATAGTCAACTGGTCTGAATCTGCAAGGACACATTATCGACAAGACCCAAGCTGCCGAATTATTGCAGAGTATCTTTGGTACAGAAAAGGTATTACTTGGACGTTAATAACATCAGCAAAACAAAGTTTCCGTCTGCTTGTAGAAGATGAGACCTTTGATAAAGGTGGTTCAACTGTTTTTATTAAGGATGAACATCCTTTAGAGTATTTAATAGCATTCTTGAACAGCAAAGTGGCACGAGTTTTGAATAAAACACTTAATCCTACATTGAACCTGCAAATAAAAAATGTGAGGGATCTGCCAATAATAGTGAGTCAAGTGCATACTGTTATTAATACAACATTAAGTTTAATTTTGGTAGAGATGCGCGACTGGGACTCCTATGAAACCTCCTGGGACTTCACCAAACTCCCCCTCCTCGACCCCAGCTACCGCCAACCCACCCTCCAAACCACCTACCAAAAACTCCGCCATCAATGGCAGCAAACAACCCTAGAAATGCAACGCCTAGAAGAAGAAAATAACCGCATATTTATCTTGGCGTACGGACTCCAAGACGAACTCACCCCCGAAGTTCCCCTGAACGAAATCACCCTCACCTGTAACCCCCACTACCGCTACGACCACACCAAACCCCAAACAGAACTAGAAACCCTTCTCCTCGCCGACACCATTAAAGAATACATCTCCTACGCAGTAGGGTGCATGTTTGGACGCTACTCCCTCGACCAACCAGGACTCATCCTCGCCAACCAAGGAGAAACCCTCCCAGACTACCTCCAACAAATCCCCAATCCCACCTTTACCCCCACAAAAACCAACGTTATCCCCATTCTCGATGGCCAATGGTTCACCGACGATATGAGCGATCGCTTCCGCCAATTCCTGCGCCTTACCTTTGGTGAACAACACTACGAAGAAAACCTAAAATTCATCGAAAAAGCCCTAGGCAAAGATATCCGCAAATACTTCCTCAAAGACTTCTACAACGACCACGTCAAACGCTACAAAAAACGCCCCATCTACTGGCTTTTCTCCTCCCCCAAAAGCAACTTCAACGCCCTCATCTACCTACACCGCTATCGCCCAGATACAGTCAGTATAGTGCTAAACGATTACCTGCGGGAATTCCGAGCCAAACTAGAAGCCCGTCAAAATCACCTCAAACGAGTTGAAGTAAGTGCTGATGCCTCCCAGTCAGAGAAAACCAAAGCAGTCAAAGAAATCAACAAACTTGCTACCATAATCGAAGAGCTCGATGACTACGAACGAGAGATCCTCTATCCCCTGGCCATAGAGCAAATCCACATTGACCTGGATGACGGTGTCAAGGCAAATTACCCAAAATTTGGGTTAGCTTTAAAGAAAATCCCGGGATTGGAGACAAAAGAGGAGGACTAA
- a CDS encoding IS630 family transposase, translating to MKKSLNASEQETPRVQELRHDYRRWVDTVDIRNLVFLDESGINLGMSRLFARSQDGQRAIGSVPGNKGKNISLIGALNMDGILAAMTVEGSTNTEVFLTYVNQVLVPQLWKGAIVVMDNLKVHYAERVRLSIESVGAKVKFLPPYSPDLSPIELCWSKLKQFLRSREARTLEALNEAMTSAVNYITAEDALNWFNHCGLFT from the coding sequence ATAAAAAAAAGTCTAAATGCCAGTGAACAGGAGACTCCACGTGTTCAAGAATTAAGGCATGATTATCGTCGTTGGGTAGATACAGTTGATATTAGAAATTTAGTGTTTTTAGATGAATCGGGGATAAATTTAGGGATGTCAAGGTTGTTTGCCAGAAGCCAAGATGGACAAAGAGCAATTGGTAGCGTACCAGGAAACAAGGGCAAAAATATTTCTCTGATTGGGGCTTTAAATATGGATGGAATTCTGGCAGCAATGACTGTAGAGGGAAGCACAAATACAGAAGTATTTCTCACTTATGTAAATCAGGTTTTAGTACCTCAATTATGGAAAGGGGCTATTGTTGTTATGGATAATTTAAAGGTTCATTATGCCGAGCGCGTGAGATTGTCAATTGAATCAGTCGGTGCAAAAGTTAAGTTTTTACCCCCCTATTCTCCAGACTTATCTCCGATAGAATTGTGTTGGTCAAAATTAAAGCAATTTCTCCGTAGTCGGGAGGCACGAACATTAGAAGCCCTAAATGAGGCCATGACAAGTGCAGTAAATTATATTACAGCAGAGGATGCGCTTAATTGGTTCAATCATTGTGGTTTATTTACATGA
- a CDS encoding helix-turn-helix domain-containing protein: MPKPYSIDLRNRVIVAWVAQEGSQRQLAERFKVSLSFVRNLVRRYRETGQVEPKQCGGYEKPVIAGQYLNMIKSWLDEKNDLLLSELCDRLRETTGTSVSITTMHRALEKLGLRHKKKSKCQ, from the coding sequence ATGCCAAAACCTTATTCAATAGATTTGCGTAATCGCGTGATTGTAGCATGGGTTGCTCAAGAGGGATCTCAACGCCAGTTGGCAGAAAGATTCAAGGTCAGCTTATCATTTGTGAGAAATTTAGTACGTCGTTATCGTGAAACTGGGCAAGTTGAGCCAAAGCAATGTGGAGGATATGAAAAGCCTGTAATTGCAGGCCAATATTTAAACATGATCAAGTCTTGGCTGGATGAGAAAAATGATTTACTACTTTCAGAATTGTGCGATCGCCTGAGAGAAACGACGGGCACTAGTGTTAGTATCACAACCATGCATCGAGCCTTAGAAAAGTTGGGTCTACGTCATAAAAAAAAGTCTAAATGCCAGTGA
- the pglX gene encoding BREX-1 system adenine-specific DNA-methyltransferase PglX, which yields MDTTRLKRFAQFARRSLIEQVSSKLNHIIAEDSVARRESAEAVDKLEQQIKEQGKQQVIEQVAYIWFNRFCALRFMDLNGYTTTAIISPLEGQFQPEVLAEAKMGHIDEDMMPIAKTRNHVLTLLNGTSTSRDPQTEAYRLLLVAACNYWHGAMPFLFQRIQDYTELLLPDDLLSGKSILAYTREAMTPDVGQDVEVIGWLYQYYISEKKDEVFEGLKKNKKITPENIPAATQLFTPHWIVRYLVENSLGRLWMLNRPHSPLVERMEYYIKPEVPESDFLPIENPEEIKICDPACGSGHILVYAFELLYAIYEEEGYEPSEIPGKILTHNLYGVEIDERAGELAAFALVMKAREKYRRFLRKPFQPNICVLQKVIFEKDELKRYMDFIGRDLFTYKVQSTLHEFEEADNFGSLIRPTATDVGGIVAMLKGKNVSGQLLFYQTHQKVLQVLKQADYLSSKYHVVVANPPYMGGKGMNSRLGAWVKDNYPDSKGDLFAVFIERNLQLARKHGLVAMITMQSWMFLSSFEKLRAGILGQDTLLSMAHLGARGFDSIGGEVVSTTAFVLANSNDSEYKGSYVRLVDGNSEGEKESALREAIKNPNCGWFFRASAADFTAIFM from the coding sequence ATGGATACAACTAGACTCAAAAGATTTGCCCAATTTGCCCGTCGCAGCCTAATTGAACAGGTTTCTAGTAAATTAAATCATATAATAGCTGAAGACAGTGTAGCTCGTCGCGAAAGCGCAGAAGCAGTAGATAAGCTAGAACAGCAAATTAAAGAACAGGGAAAACAACAGGTCATTGAGCAGGTGGCTTATATCTGGTTTAACCGATTCTGTGCCCTGCGGTTTATGGATTTAAATGGCTACACCACCACCGCCATTATATCCCCTTTGGAAGGACAGTTCCAACCAGAGGTTTTGGCTGAAGCTAAGATGGGACATATTGATGAGGATATGATGCCCATAGCTAAAACTAGAAATCATGTCTTGACCTTACTAAACGGAACTTCTACCAGCCGAGACCCACAAACGGAAGCCTATCGCCTCCTACTGGTAGCTGCTTGTAACTACTGGCATGGAGCTATGCCTTTTCTTTTTCAGCGCATTCAAGATTACACTGAGCTGTTGTTACCCGATGATTTGCTATCAGGGAAATCTATTCTCGCCTATACCCGTGAGGCTATGACTCCTGATGTTGGTCAGGATGTGGAGGTGATTGGATGGTTGTATCAGTATTATATCTCGGAGAAGAAGGATGAGGTATTTGAGGGATTAAAAAAGAATAAGAAGATTACGCCAGAGAATATTCCCGCAGCGACCCAGCTTTTTACCCCCCACTGGATTGTTAGATATTTGGTGGAAAATTCCTTGGGTCGGTTGTGGATGCTGAATCGTCCCCATTCTCCATTGGTGGAGCGCATGGAATATTATATCAAACCAGAAGTACCTGAATCTGATTTTCTCCCCATTGAAAATCCGGAGGAGATTAAGATATGTGATCCGGCCTGCGGTAGCGGACATATATTGGTATATGCCTTTGAGCTGCTGTATGCCATTTATGAAGAGGAAGGTTATGAACCATCTGAGATTCCTGGTAAGATTCTCACCCATAACCTTTATGGTGTGGAAATTGATGAACGAGCAGGGGAGTTGGCAGCGTTTGCATTGGTGATGAAGGCCCGGGAGAAATATCGGCGGTTCTTGCGTAAGCCTTTCCAACCGAATATTTGCGTATTACAAAAGGTGATATTTGAGAAGGATGAGCTAAAGAGGTACATGGATTTTATAGGGCGGGATCTGTTTACATATAAGGTGCAAAGCACCCTACATGAGTTTGAAGAGGCTGATAATTTTGGCTCTCTCATTCGTCCCACAGCGACAGATGTGGGAGGGATAGTGGCCATGTTGAAAGGGAAGAATGTTTCTGGGCAACTGCTTTTTTACCAGACCCATCAGAAGGTTTTGCAAGTGTTAAAGCAGGCAGATTATTTGAGTTCTAAGTATCATGTAGTGGTGGCTAATCCCCCCTATATGGGTGGGAAGGGGATGAATAGCAGGTTGGGGGCGTGGGTTAAAGATAATTATCCTGACAGCAAGGGGGATTTATTTGCTGTGTTTATTGAGCGCAATCTGCAACTTGCGAGAAAGCACGGTTTGGTTGCGATGATAACCATGCAGAGTTGGATGTTTCTCTCCTCATTTGAAAAACTTCGAGCGGGTATTTTGGGTCAAGATACTCTCCTTTCCATGGCCCATCTTGGCGCAAGAGGGTTTGACAGTATTGGGGGTGAGGTTGTATCCACAACTGCCTTTGTTTTAGCGAATAGCAATGATTCTGAATATAAAGGAAGTTATGTACGTTTAGTTGATGGCAACTCCGAAGGAGAGAAGGAGTCTGCGCTTCGTGAAGCCATTAAAAATCCCAATTGCGGTTGGTTTTTCCGTGCTTCTGCTGCTGATTTTACAGCAATTTTCATGTAG
- a CDS encoding AAA family ATPase, which produces MITHLELKNFMAFTEVKIDFSPKINVIIGKNGTGKTHLLKAAYFLSGVAPLFKNNSHISDKELVKELASALTPELLRLFLPLDAKLNKMRHHGGGAKATLEAHFAHDQQIAVSFSTRSKSLEIKIKDRNSWEQYQSKPVFFPTKEVLSFMEGFNSLYQMYQVSFDQTYQDICLLLDLPQIRPENLHEKSKWAMEELKAICGGRFIFYGGGKVTFRTEDSEYSANSIAEGICKVGMLYRLLETGALQPGVSGLLLWDEPESNMNPKLMKSLVTILLELSRNGQQIILATHDYVLLKWFDLLMDKSKGDHILFHTLYRDDESGTIKLDSVDNYIGMSPNAIADTFSDLIKQQANLKMGDLGK; this is translated from the coding sequence ATGATAACACATTTAGAACTGAAAAACTTCATGGCCTTCACCGAAGTGAAAATTGATTTTTCTCCTAAGATCAACGTGATCATCGGGAAAAATGGCACAGGAAAAACCCATCTGCTCAAAGCTGCTTATTTCCTCAGTGGTGTGGCTCCCCTATTCAAAAACAATTCCCATATTAGTGACAAAGAACTTGTTAAGGAACTTGCTTCCGCCCTTACCCCTGAGCTTTTACGCCTATTTTTGCCTTTAGATGCTAAGTTAAACAAAATGCGTCACCACGGTGGAGGTGCAAAAGCCACATTAGAAGCCCACTTTGCCCATGATCAACAGATAGCTGTTAGCTTTAGCACCAGATCTAAATCCTTGGAAATCAAGATCAAGGATAGAAATAGCTGGGAACAATACCAATCCAAACCAGTTTTCTTTCCCACCAAAGAAGTCCTCTCCTTTATGGAAGGATTTAACAGTTTGTACCAGATGTACCAAGTCTCCTTTGACCAGACCTATCAAGATATTTGCCTGTTGTTAGACCTTCCCCAAATTCGTCCAGAAAACCTGCACGAAAAATCCAAATGGGCCATGGAAGAGCTGAAAGCCATCTGCGGTGGTCGATTCATTTTTTATGGAGGAGGCAAAGTCACCTTCAGAACCGAGGATTCTGAATACTCCGCTAACTCTATAGCTGAGGGTATTTGCAAAGTTGGAATGCTTTACCGTCTGTTAGAAACGGGAGCGCTTCAACCCGGTGTTAGTGGTTTGCTGTTGTGGGATGAGCCCGAATCAAACATGAATCCTAAACTAATGAAAAGTCTCGTTACCATTTTGCTAGAGCTATCACGCAATGGACAGCAAATTATTCTGGCAACCCATGATTACGTCCTACTTAAGTGGTTTGACTTACTTATGGACAAGAGTAAAGGGGATCATATTCTGTTTCATACTCTTTACCGTGACGATGAATCTGGAACCATCAAACTAGATAGTGTAGATAACTACATAGGCATGTCACCAAATGCCATTGCCGACACCTTTAGCGACCTTATCAAACAACAGGCAAACCTAAAAATGGGGGATTTAGGCAAATGA
- a CDS encoding DUF433 domain-containing protein, translated as MTPASNRKTDIIRTERGLTIAGTRITLYDVMDYVTENYPPKFIRAMLDLTHGQVNAALSYIETYREEVDAEYQLVLKEGEELRQYYEEQNRERVARIAAKPPKPGTEAIRAKLQAEKAKFASRV; from the coding sequence ATGACCCCAGCATCTAATAGAAAAACTGATATCATTCGTACAGAGCGAGGATTAACGATCGCAGGTACTCGCATTACCCTGTACGATGTGATGGATTACGTAACGGAAAACTATCCACCAAAGTTTATCCGTGCTATGCTCGATCTTACCCATGGACAGGTAAATGCTGCACTATCTTATATTGAAACATACCGTGAAGAAGTTGATGCAGAGTATCAGCTTGTCCTGAAGGAAGGCGAAGAACTGAGACAGTATTACGAAGAACAAAATCGTGAGCGAGTTGCCCGTATTGCGGCTAAGCCCCCAAAACCAGGTACAGAAGCCATTCGGGCAAAACTCCAAGCAGAAAAAGCCAAGTTTGCATCACGAGTATGA